From the genome of Flavobacterium luteolum, one region includes:
- a CDS encoding site-specific integrase: MLKVIFYIKTQKADLNGESPIFARINYKEQETSLSTGKSIAADRWKATSKLRGVLKIEKEKVIKSALDNLHLNIERKFNELFKLKPEVKLQILKNELMGLPTPKKCDLTILQILKKHNDHFEKKVKNGERAPASLQKYQRSSELMKAFIFKEYNKEDFPIDEVKSSFIYKLEEYLKYESTFKSVQGIKNNSVVKYIRMFKTACTHCIKMELIQRNPFIVYDGKISVKDAVFLSQEELNLIENKVIDIERLQKVRDIFLFCCYTGYAPVDACSLTNANILSKNKNELWIMASRTKTDIRENVPVLPPARRIIEKYQGKQIGLIPIISNQKMNAYLKEIADICNIQKHLTWYVARHTFGTTVTLGNGVRIEHVSSMMGHTNIKQTQHYAKVLDHNVMDDMIKVMKRYESK; encoded by the coding sequence ATGTTAAAAGTTATCTTCTACATCAAAACACAAAAAGCCGATTTAAACGGTGAATCTCCGATCTTTGCGCGAATCAATTACAAAGAACAGGAAACGTCTCTATCTACAGGAAAATCAATTGCCGCAGATAGATGGAAAGCAACCTCTAAGTTGAGGGGAGTTTTAAAAATTGAAAAAGAAAAAGTAATTAAGAGCGCTCTTGACAATTTGCATCTTAACATTGAACGCAAATTCAACGAACTTTTTAAATTAAAACCTGAGGTAAAACTTCAGATCCTTAAAAATGAACTAATGGGACTGCCAACCCCCAAAAAGTGTGATCTAACTATACTTCAGATCTTAAAAAAACACAACGATCATTTCGAAAAAAAAGTTAAGAATGGAGAGAGGGCGCCAGCTTCACTTCAAAAATACCAGAGGTCTAGTGAACTTATGAAAGCTTTTATTTTCAAAGAGTATAATAAGGAAGACTTTCCTATTGATGAAGTTAAATCGTCATTTATATACAAACTGGAGGAATACCTTAAATACGAGAGTACTTTTAAGAGCGTACAAGGAATTAAAAATAACTCGGTGGTAAAATATATCCGAATGTTTAAAACTGCGTGCACACACTGCATCAAAATGGAATTAATACAGAGAAACCCCTTTATTGTATATGATGGAAAGATCAGCGTTAAAGATGCTGTATTTTTATCACAGGAAGAATTAAACCTTATTGAAAATAAAGTCATAGATATTGAAAGACTTCAGAAAGTTAGGGACATTTTTCTGTTCTGCTGCTATACAGGTTATGCTCCGGTTGACGCATGTTCTCTTACAAATGCTAATATTCTCTCAAAGAACAAAAATGAATTATGGATAATGGCCAGCAGAACAAAAACTGACATCAGAGAAAACGTACCTGTTCTTCCTCCTGCCAGAAGGATCATTGAAAAATACCAAGGAAAACAGATTGGACTAATACCAATTATTTCAAACCAGAAAATGAATGCATATCTTAAAGAAATTGCCGACATCTGTAACATACAAAAACATCTGACATGGTATGTGGCAAGACATACCTTCGGTACAACTGTGACCCTTGGAAACGGAGTCCGAATCGAACATGTCTCTTCAATGATGGGACATACCAATATAAAACAGACACAGCATTATGCTAAAGTTTTAGATCACAATGTTATGGACGACATGATTAAGGTAATGAAAAGATACGAATCTAAGTAA
- a CDS encoding acyl-CoA thioesterase, producing the protein MGTVEERIQKSETRIFKAVFPSTTNHYDTLFGGTALHLMDEVAFICATRFSRKKVVTISTGQIDFKKAIPAGTLIELVAKVDSVGRTSCKIHVDIFMEQMYSELRETVVSGTFSFVAVDEHKKPTPILDDLD; encoded by the coding sequence ATGGGAACAGTCGAAGAAAGAATTCAAAAATCAGAAACTCGTATTTTCAAAGCCGTTTTTCCTAGCACGACAAATCATTACGATACTTTATTTGGAGGAACTGCTCTTCATTTAATGGACGAAGTTGCTTTTATCTGTGCAACACGTTTCAGTCGTAAAAAAGTAGTTACAATTTCTACAGGACAAATTGACTTTAAAAAGGCGATTCCTGCGGGAACTTTAATCGAATTAGTAGCAAAAGTAGATAGCGTTGGAAGAACAAGCTGTAAAATTCATGTTGATATTTTTATGGAACAAATGTATTCTGAGCTTCGCGAAACAGTAGTTTCAGGAACTTTTTCGTTTGTTGCAGTCGACGAACACAAAAAACCAACGCCAATTTTAGACGATTTAGATTAA
- the ribB gene encoding 3,4-dihydroxy-2-butanone-4-phosphate synthase, with the protein MSTTKIQLNTIEEAIEDIRQGKVIIVVDDEDRENEGDFLAAAEKVTPEMINFMATHGRGLICTPLTESRCKELDLRAMVTNNTDHMETAFTVSVDLKGQGVTTGISAADRSKTVQSLVDPNTKPHDLARPGHIFPLIAKQGGVLRRTGHTEAAIDFARLAGFKPAGVICEILNEDGTMSRLPELIKVAKKFDLKLVSIEDLVAYRMQHDSLIVKKEDFDIETRFGTFRLRAYEQTTNKQIHIALTKGTWNLGEPILTRIHSSQVNNDLLGTLTNNAEQQLDDMFKVINENGKGAVIFINQDMTAVNLLNRISELKSLQANGTLKAPKVIIDSKDYGIGAQILHDLDISKIRLVSNTEQTKRVGMIGYGLEITEYVNY; encoded by the coding sequence ATGTCAACAACAAAAATACAACTGAATACCATTGAAGAAGCTATAGAAGATATTCGTCAAGGTAAAGTAATCATTGTAGTCGATGATGAGGATCGAGAAAATGAAGGTGATTTTTTGGCTGCTGCCGAAAAAGTTACTCCAGAAATGATCAACTTTATGGCTACTCACGGACGTGGTTTAATTTGTACACCGCTTACAGAAAGCCGATGCAAGGAATTAGATCTTCGCGCTATGGTTACCAACAATACAGATCACATGGAAACTGCTTTTACTGTTTCTGTTGATTTAAAAGGTCAAGGGGTTACAACTGGAATTTCTGCTGCCGATAGATCAAAAACAGTTCAATCATTAGTTGATCCAAATACAAAACCTCACGATTTAGCTCGTCCTGGCCATATTTTTCCTTTAATCGCTAAACAAGGCGGTGTTTTAAGAAGAACTGGCCATACGGAAGCAGCTATTGATTTTGCACGTCTTGCGGGATTTAAACCTGCTGGTGTAATCTGCGAAATTTTAAACGAAGACGGAACAATGTCACGTTTGCCAGAATTGATCAAAGTGGCAAAGAAATTTGATTTAAAATTAGTTTCTATTGAAGATTTGGTTGCTTATAGAATGCAGCACGATAGCCTAATCGTTAAAAAAGAAGATTTTGATATTGAGACTCGTTTCGGAACTTTCCGTTTAAGAGCTTACGAGCAAACCACCAACAAGCAAATTCATATCGCTTTAACTAAAGGAACTTGGAATCTTGGCGAACCTATCTTAACAAGAATTCACTCTTCGCAAGTAAATAACGACTTGTTAGGCACGCTGACTAATAATGCTGAACAGCAATTGGACGACATGTTCAAAGTGATTAACGAGAACGGAAAAGGCGCTGTTATCTTTATCAATCAAGACATGACTGCAGTTAATCTTTTAAACAGAATTTCTGAGCTTAAATCATTGCAAGCTAACGGAACTCTGAAAGCTCCAAAAGTCATCATTGATAGCAAAGATTACGGAATTGGAGCGCAAATTCTTCATGATTTAGATATTTCTAAAATTAGACTGGTTTCGAATACAGAGCAAACAAAACGTGTCGGTATGATTGGATACGGACTTGAAATTACAGAATACGTTAATTACTAA
- a CDS encoding LptF/LptG family permease, whose protein sequence is MKILDKYLLKTFLLTFTTVFVILFFIFILQTVWLFISELAGKDLDLILVVKFLLFSMPRIIPLVLPLSVLLASIMTFGNLAENYEFAAMKSSGISLQRAMRVLIIFIFVLSIVAFWFANNVIPYAEYKFVNFRKNIAQAKPAMAIAEGQFNDVGTYNIKVNKKSGENGNHLTGVTIHEKANNLGENKTVIKAKTGELVSNEKSSILKLVLNDGYYYQDVTPKKYEDRAKMPFIKGKFKTQIINIDLSELNKVDDSKESIAGTNAMLNVNELRYTLDSLSKNLDNEIVSFSENINQRVGIKRFYENTQKNIKKKPLPNDVLSIYSNKDKVDILKMAGSNITSNIYSIETTQKDLKDKEREINKHYNALYEKFVIAFACFLMFFIGAPLGAIIRKGGLGLPIVFAVLIFITFHFINTFGKRLSQEGGMTPFMGSWMSSFVLSPLAILLTYRATNDNGLINFDAITTPISQLIQKISERFSSAQKQK, encoded by the coding sequence TTGAAAATTCTAGACAAATACTTATTAAAAACATTCTTACTTACATTTACTACGGTATTTGTAATCTTATTTTTCATATTCATACTGCAAACAGTATGGCTATTTATTTCAGAACTAGCAGGTAAAGATCTCGATTTAATATTGGTCGTGAAATTCCTGCTTTTTTCTATGCCACGAATTATCCCGTTAGTTTTACCTCTTTCGGTTTTATTAGCTTCAATCATGACTTTCGGAAATCTTGCCGAAAATTATGAGTTCGCAGCCATGAAATCGTCTGGGATCTCGCTGCAAAGAGCAATGAGAGTACTAATTATTTTTATTTTCGTTTTAAGTATTGTTGCATTTTGGTTTGCAAACAATGTAATTCCTTATGCCGAATATAAATTTGTCAATTTTAGAAAAAACATCGCTCAAGCAAAACCAGCTATGGCAATTGCCGAGGGTCAGTTTAATGATGTTGGCACTTACAATATTAAAGTAAACAAAAAATCTGGCGAAAACGGCAATCACTTGACTGGTGTGACTATTCACGAGAAAGCGAATAATTTGGGCGAAAACAAAACCGTGATTAAAGCTAAAACAGGGGAACTTGTAAGCAATGAAAAATCTAGCATTTTAAAACTGGTATTAAATGACGGTTATTACTACCAAGATGTTACTCCAAAAAAATATGAGGATCGTGCGAAAATGCCTTTTATAAAAGGAAAATTTAAGACACAGATTATCAATATCGATTTATCTGAACTAAACAAAGTCGATGACAGTAAAGAAAGTATTGCAGGAACAAATGCAATGCTAAACGTTAATGAATTGCGCTATACTTTAGACTCATTGAGTAAAAATTTAGATAACGAAATTGTTTCCTTTTCTGAAAACATCAATCAGCGTGTTGGAATTAAAAGATTCTATGAAAATACTCAAAAAAATATCAAGAAGAAACCGCTTCCAAACGATGTTTTGTCTATTTATTCTAATAAAGACAAAGTTGATATTTTAAAAATGGCAGGAAGCAATATTACCAGTAATATTTATTCTATAGAAACGACACAGAAAGATTTAAAAGACAAAGAGCGAGAAATCAACAAACACTACAATGCATTATACGAGAAGTTTGTTATTGCTTTTGCCTGTTTCTTAATGTTCTTTATTGGAGCTCCGCTTGGCGCTATTATTAGAAAAGGAGGACTTGGACTTCCTATTGTATTTGCTGTTTTAATCTTTATTACTTTCCATTTCATCAATACATTCGGAAAAAGGTTATCTCAAGAAGGCGGTATGACTCCATTTATGGGATCATGGATGTCATCTTTTGTCTTATCGCCGCTTGCCATATTATTAACCTATCGCGCTACAAACGATAATGGTTTGATTAATTTTGATGCGATCACAACCCCAATTTCACAACTAATTCAGAAAATCTCTGAGCGGTTTTCATCTGCTCAAAAGCAAAAATAA
- a CDS encoding LolA family protein: MKAKIQEINNNSITNMTKKCFQMAIILLLSFTSIQAQDKKAKDLLNEVTSKIKSYDNIVIDFKYSLNNAKENINQDSKGNVTMKGNQYVLNFMGVTKIFDGQKTYTIVPEDEEVTISKVNEKDDNAITPSKMLTFFNSGYKYNMDIVQNVKGRKIQYIKLVPTSGKDQRKEILLGVDVQTKHIYNLIETGKNGTKTTLTVNSFKTNQPLSKNQFTFVASKYPKYYINKLD, encoded by the coding sequence ATGAAAGCAAAAATTCAAGAAATCAACAACAATTCTATCACAAACATGACTAAAAAGTGTTTCCAAATGGCAATCATTTTGCTTTTGAGCTTCACTTCTATTCAGGCGCAAGATAAAAAAGCGAAAGATTTATTGAACGAAGTAACTTCTAAAATAAAAAGCTACGACAATATTGTTATCGATTTTAAATATTCTTTGAATAATGCCAAAGAAAACATCAATCAAGACAGTAAAGGAAACGTAACAATGAAAGGAAACCAATATGTTTTAAATTTCATGGGCGTTACTAAAATTTTTGACGGTCAAAAAACATACACTATTGTTCCTGAAGACGAAGAAGTTACTATTTCTAAAGTAAACGAGAAAGATGATAATGCAATCACTCCTTCAAAAATGCTTACTTTCTTTAATTCTGGCTACAAATACAACATGGACATTGTTCAGAATGTAAAAGGAAGAAAAATTCAATACATCAAATTGGTTCCAACTAGCGGAAAAGATCAAAGAAAAGAAATTTTGTTAGGTGTTGACGTTCAGACAAAACACATCTACAATTTGATTGAAACTGGAAAAAATGGAACAAAAACAACTTTAACCGTTAATTCTTTTAAAACCAATCAGCCATTATCAAAAAATCAATTTACCTTTGTAGCGAGTAAATACCCGAAATACTACATCAATAAATTAGATTAA
- a CDS encoding DNA translocase FtsK, with the protein MAKNKKETVDKKNEKQEGVKRSFKMSKQQRFVLGCLLVLFSIALLVAFISFYVNGQWQNDQSVVNQIGDRTEVAENWLGKFGAYLADLIIYRGFGLASFIFVRLFFLTGMFLALELSTQKLKNTWFWDIFAIIIVSVLFGFFATSAPELGGTIGYELNLFLQDYIGKTGTLLTLLFGLIIYLIFKIKLSPEKIQSYFDSTKKEFKSELDTLKPAVNQPESAYNLEEFAIKEEEEVESDPEIDDIHIKTVDTQFELNKEALKPTISHSSEIELNPVLKPITPKQELPLVSPDEAFVIEKAEEEDIIEENLASRLVADFGLFDPTLDLSNYKFPTIDLLKEYSTGGITINQEELEENKNRIVDTLRNYKIEIAQIKATVGPSVTLYEIVPEAGIRISKIKSLEDDIALSLSALGIRIIAPIPGKGTIGIEVPNKNPTMVSMKSVIGAAKFQEAEMELPIALGKTISNETFVVDLAKMPHLLMAGATGQGKSVGLNAVLTSLLYKKHPAEVKFVLVDPKKVELTLFNKIERHYLAKLPDTEDAIITDNAKVVNTLNSLCTEMDNRYSLLKDAMVRNIKEYNDKFKARKLNPEAGHRFLPYIVLVVDEFADLIMTAGKEVEVPIARLAQLARAIGIHLIIATQRPSVNVITGLIKANFPARIAFRVTSKIDSRTILDTQGADQLIGRGDLLYTNGNDVIRVQCAFIDTPEVEKITDFIGGQKAYATAYLLPEFVGEESGINLDIDISERDTLFREAAEIIVNAQQGSASLLQRKLKLGYNRAGRLIDQLEAAGIVGPFEGSKARSVNILDLNALDQFFNNEQN; encoded by the coding sequence ATGGCAAAAAATAAAAAAGAAACTGTAGATAAAAAAAACGAAAAACAGGAAGGAGTTAAAAGATCATTTAAGATGTCTAAACAGCAAAGATTTGTTTTAGGCTGTCTTTTGGTTCTTTTTTCTATTGCACTATTGGTCGCATTTATTTCTTTTTATGTAAACGGACAATGGCAAAATGACCAAAGTGTTGTAAATCAGATCGGTGATCGTACCGAAGTTGCTGAGAACTGGCTCGGAAAATTCGGGGCTTATTTGGCCGATTTAATTATTTACAGAGGTTTCGGACTTGCGTCTTTTATTTTCGTACGTCTATTTTTCCTAACCGGAATGTTTTTGGCATTGGAGCTTTCAACTCAAAAACTAAAAAACACCTGGTTCTGGGATATTTTTGCCATTATTATCGTTTCTGTACTGTTTGGTTTCTTTGCTACTTCTGCACCAGAATTAGGTGGAACAATTGGTTACGAATTGAACTTATTCCTTCAAGATTATATCGGAAAAACAGGTACATTGCTTACGCTACTTTTTGGTTTAATTATCTATCTGATTTTCAAAATCAAATTATCACCAGAAAAAATTCAATCGTATTTTGATTCTACTAAAAAAGAATTTAAATCAGAATTAGACACTTTAAAACCAGCGGTAAATCAACCTGAAAGCGCTTACAATTTAGAAGAATTTGCTATTAAAGAAGAAGAAGAAGTAGAAAGCGATCCTGAAATAGATGACATTCACATCAAAACAGTTGACACGCAATTCGAACTTAACAAAGAAGCTTTAAAGCCAACTATTTCTCATTCGTCTGAAATTGAATTAAATCCAGTTTTAAAGCCAATTACTCCAAAACAAGAGCTTCCATTAGTTTCTCCTGATGAAGCATTTGTAATTGAAAAAGCAGAGGAAGAAGATATTATCGAAGAAAACTTGGCTTCTCGCTTAGTTGCCGATTTCGGATTATTTGATCCAACTTTGGATTTATCCAATTACAAATTCCCAACCATTGATTTATTAAAAGAATATTCGACTGGAGGAATTACAATCAATCAAGAAGAATTAGAAGAAAATAAAAATAGGATTGTAGATACACTTCGAAACTACAAAATTGAAATTGCACAAATTAAAGCAACGGTTGGGCCATCTGTTACTTTATACGAAATTGTGCCGGAAGCTGGAATCAGAATTTCTAAAATTAAAAGTTTAGAAGATGATATTGCTTTGTCATTGTCAGCTTTAGGAATTCGTATTATTGCGCCAATTCCAGGAAAAGGGACAATTGGTATCGAGGTTCCGAATAAAAACCCAACTATGGTTTCTATGAAAAGTGTTATTGGAGCTGCAAAATTCCAAGAAGCTGAAATGGAACTGCCAATTGCTTTAGGAAAAACCATTTCAAACGAAACTTTTGTTGTCGATTTAGCTAAAATGCCTCACTTACTGATGGCGGGTGCTACTGGACAAGGAAAATCGGTTGGATTAAATGCGGTTTTAACTTCTCTTTTATATAAAAAACATCCAGCAGAAGTAAAATTTGTTTTAGTTGACCCGAAAAAAGTGGAGCTTACACTTTTTAATAAAATTGAAAGACATTATTTAGCCAAACTTCCTGATACAGAAGACGCTATTATTACAGATAACGCAAAAGTTGTCAATACTTTAAATTCGCTTTGTACTGAAATGGACAATCGTTATTCTTTACTAAAAGACGCGATGGTTCGTAACATTAAAGAATACAACGATAAATTTAAAGCGAGAAAATTAAACCCAGAAGCCGGTCATAGATTTTTACCTTACATCGTTTTGGTTGTCGATGAGTTTGCCGATTTGATTATGACTGCAGGAAAAGAAGTTGAAGTTCCGATTGCGCGTTTGGCTCAATTAGCCCGTGCTATTGGTATTCACTTAATTATTGCAACACAAAGACCTTCTGTAAACGTTATTACAGGTTTAATTAAAGCCAATTTCCCTGCCAGAATAGCATTTAGAGTAACTTCTAAAATTGACTCTAGAACTATTTTGGATACTCAAGGTGCAGATCAGCTTATTGGACGCGGAGATTTATTATACACTAATGGAAACGACGTAATCCGTGTACAATGCGCTTTCATTGACACTCCAGAAGTAGAAAAAATTACAGATTTCATTGGCGGACAAAAAGCTTACGCTACAGCTTATTTGCTTCCAGAGTTTGTCGGAGAAGAAAGTGGCATTAATCTTGATATAGATATTTCCGAAAGAGATACTTTATTTAGAGAAGCGGCAGAGATTATTGTCAATGCACAGCAGGGTTCTGCTTCTTTATTGCAACGAAAATTAAAATTAGGATACAACAGAGCTGGTCGTTTGATCGATCAACTTGAGGCAGCAGGTATTGTTGGTCCGTTTGAAGGCAGTAAAGCACGCAGTGTAAACATTTTAGATTTAAATGCTCTTGATCAATTTTTTAATAATGAACAAAATTAA
- a CDS encoding diacylglycerol kinase family protein gives MEFQKDNTFVTGRLKSMTYAFNGAVKLIKTEHSIMVQFSLGIIMTIAGFYFHISQTEWLCQTLAIGLVLAIEGLNTAVEKIADFIHPDYSKRIGFIKDIAAGAVFFAAMTAIAIGLIIYIPKFI, from the coding sequence ATGGAGTTTCAAAAAGACAATACTTTTGTTACAGGTCGTTTAAAAAGCATGACGTATGCTTTTAACGGAGCTGTAAAATTAATTAAAACAGAACACAGCATTATGGTTCAATTCTCATTGGGAATTATCATGACAATTGCTGGATTCTATTTTCATATTTCTCAAACCGAATGGCTATGTCAAACCTTAGCCATTGGTTTAGTTTTAGCTATTGAAGGATTAAATACGGCAGTAGAAAAAATTGCCGATTTTATCCATCCTGATTACAGCAAACGAATCGGTTTTATTAAAGATATTGCTGCCGGAGCGGTATTTTTTGCCGCAATGACTGCAATTGCAATAGGCTTGATTATTTATATCCCAAAATTTATTTAG
- the tpx gene encoding thiol peroxidase, which translates to MASITLGGNPVHTSGELPAVGSQLADFKLVQNDLSVASLSNFAGKKLVLNIFPSVDTGTCATSVRTFNASASELENTTVLCISRDLPFAQKRFCGAEGLENVVNLSDFQSGAFGKANGLEIVDGPLAGLHSRAIIVVDANGKIVHTEQVAEIANEPNYEAALAAL; encoded by the coding sequence ATGGCATCTATCACATTAGGAGGAAATCCAGTTCATACATCAGGCGAATTACCAGCAGTTGGATCGCAATTAGCTGACTTCAAATTAGTACAAAACGATTTATCTGTTGCTTCATTAAGCAATTTCGCTGGTAAAAAATTAGTTTTAAACATCTTTCCTAGTGTTGATACAGGAACTTGCGCAACATCAGTTAGAACTTTCAATGCAAGTGCAAGCGAATTAGAAAACACTACAGTATTATGTATTTCTAGAGATTTACCTTTTGCTCAAAAACGTTTTTGTGGTGCTGAAGGTTTAGAAAATGTGGTTAACTTATCAGATTTTCAATCTGGAGCTTTTGGCAAAGCAAATGGATTAGAAATCGTTGACGGACCATTAGCAGGTTTACACTCAAGAGCGATCATTGTTGTAGATGCTAACGGAAAAATTGTTCATACAGAACAAGTAGCAGAAATTGCAAACGAACCAAATTACGAAGCAGCTTTAGCAGCATTATAA
- a CDS encoding DUF6952 family protein gives MKLPVIKHLTQFIEENDQDYIIETIEVLEAMTEIPSLKDEELDVIGELISNMYGALEVQKLVAQGTDKKEALNTFMKRVLGSIDK, from the coding sequence ATGAAATTACCTGTAATTAAGCATTTAACACAATTCATCGAAGAAAACGATCAGGATTATATCATAGAAACGATCGAAGTTCTAGAAGCAATGACCGAAATTCCTTCTCTTAAAGACGAAGAATTAGACGTAATCGGCGAATTGATTTCGAATATGTACGGTGCCCTTGAAGTACAAAAATTAGTTGCCCAAGGAACAGATAAAAAAGAAGCTTTAAATACGTTCATGAAACGTGTATTAGGCTCAATCGATAAGTAA
- a CDS encoding thioredoxin family protein yields the protein MLIDLNEDTLADLVAKNEKVVVQYSASWCGNCRIMKPKFKKLATENEAITFVLVDAENSPESRKLANVSNLPTFATFVNGQLVGETQTNKQEVLIDLVNAIV from the coding sequence ATGTTAATCGACTTAAACGAAGATACGTTAGCAGATTTAGTTGCTAAAAACGAAAAAGTAGTAGTACAATATTCAGCTTCATGGTGTGGAAATTGCCGTATTATGAAACCAAAATTCAAAAAATTAGCAACAGAAAACGAAGCTATCACTTTTGTTTTGGTTGATGCAGAAAACTCTCCAGAGTCTAGAAAATTAGCTAATGTGAGCAACTTGCCAACATTTGCCACTTTCGTAAACGGACAATTAGTTGGCGAAACGCAAACTAACAAACAAGAAGTTTTAATTGACTTAGTAAACGCTATTGTTTAA
- a CDS encoding peroxiredoxin → MSLVGKKFPSIAVDAISEMGDNLKINIFEEAVNNNKKVLLFWYPKDFTFVCPTELHAFQAALPEFEKRNTIVIGASCDTNEVHFAWLNTPKNNGGIEGVTYPILADTNRNLANILGILDIESTSYSEDTDSVIIEGSNVTYRATYLIDETGKIFHESVNDMPLGRNVNEYLRMVDAYTHIQTKGEVCPANWEAGKEAMSADRISTAEYLSAN, encoded by the coding sequence ATGTCTTTAGTAGGAAAAAAATTCCCAAGTATTGCAGTAGATGCTATCTCAGAAATGGGTGATAATTTAAAAATCAACATTTTTGAAGAAGCAGTAAACAACAACAAAAAAGTATTATTGTTTTGGTACCCAAAAGATTTCACTTTTGTTTGCCCAACTGAATTACACGCCTTTCAAGCTGCATTACCAGAATTCGAAAAAAGAAATACTATCGTAATTGGTGCTTCTTGCGATACTAACGAAGTTCACTTTGCTTGGTTAAATACTCCAAAAAACAATGGTGGAATCGAAGGTGTTACTTACCCAATCTTAGCGGATACAAACCGTAACTTAGCTAACATTTTAGGTATTCTTGATATCGAATCTACAAGCTACAGTGAAGACACTGATTCAGTTATCATCGAAGGTTCAAACGTAACTTACAGAGCTACTTACCTAATTGACGAAACTGGAAAAATCTTCCACGAAAGTGTTAACGATATGCCATTAGGACGTAACGTAAACGAATACTTAAGAATGGTTGACGCTTACACACACATTCAAACTAAAGGTGAAGTTTGTCCAGCAAACTGGGAAGCTGGTAAAGAAGCTATGTCTGCAGACAGAATCAGTACTGCTGAATACTTAAGCGCTAACTAA